The following coding sequences are from one Arachis hypogaea cultivar Tifrunner chromosome 7, arahy.Tifrunner.gnm2.J5K5, whole genome shotgun sequence window:
- the LOC112703348 gene encoding LOB domain-containing protein 4 codes for MKEGGGRKQGAMSPCAACKLLRRRCAKDCVFAPYFPADEPQKFGSVHKVFGASNVNKMLQELPEHQRSDAVSSMVYEANARVRDPVYGCVGAISSLQQQVDVLRTQLALAQAEVVHMRMRQFPSSNHHDTPISSSSNHYHPISSSPSENNNNLSQTKSLFSMDMVLDHQSNMGQSLWSC; via the exons ATGAAGGAGGGTGGTGGTCGGAAGCAAGGTGCAATGTCGCCGTGTGCGGCATGCAAGCTTCTCCGGCGGCGATGCGCAAAGGATTGCGTGTTTGCACCGTATTTCCCGGCTGATGAGCCCCAGAAATTTGGGAGTGTCCACAAGGTTTTTGGTGCTAGCAATGTCAACAAGATGTTACAG GAACTACCAGAGCACCAAAGAAGTGATGCAGTGAGTTCAATGGTGTATGAGGCAAATGCAAGAGTAAGAGACCCTGTCTATGGATGTGTGGGTGCAATATCTTCTCTTCAGCAACAAGTTGATGTTCTCCGAACCCAATTGGCTCTTGCACAAGCCGAAGTTGTTCACATGAGAATGCGCCAATTCCCATCATCTAATCATCATGACACTCCAATTTCATCTTCATCGAATCATTACCATCCAATTTCATCATCACCATCAGAGAATAACAATAATTTGAGCCAGACCAAGTCCCTTTTTTCCATGGACATGGTCCTTGATCATCAATCCAATATGGGACAGTCCCTTTGGTCATGCTag